The Neodiprion virginianus isolate iyNeoVirg1 chromosome 5, iyNeoVirg1.1, whole genome shotgun sequence genome contains a region encoding:
- the LOC124305787 gene encoding protein alan shepard isoform X9 — protein sequence MQFLEMQGTNGPRPTYGGANNGSAGNGGAGGIGVGPGGGHGLKGGAGGGPRGGGNQVQYRASGTAAWGAVPPHATTQAYPTYPRYPNAATAAAAAAAQMPGNAQQLPPTATPYTTYSPHASYGGQRVPTASSPANTNSSSSSATGSQSGTMSTSLSNNAMQGQQTEQLSKTNLYIRGLNQNTTDKDLVNMCAQYGTITSTKAILDKNTNKCKGYGFVDFESPLAADNAVKALMAKGIQAQMAKVGIWLLRRLASVRWLCMQQQEQDPTNLYIANLPLNFKENDVESLLAQYGQVISTRILRDPNGQSKGVGFARMESKEKCEQIIQIFNGKALQGAKDPLLVKFADGGNKKKSLYKSPIWRESGDSMTLNYDASGVGQNGVATAHMLPAATLAQYGRHYGQVPGYSVPGGPWVTPYIVQTAPPHMQQVDMMPSADPSNAQYSIMPQLTTQMSTMHLGTASYIAASPHPYPYTPYPAPSIIHTMPMGDSEQTSNAASPDDSYQQYQTQQPKYDYTEGYIS from the exons GGTACGAATGGACCGAGGCCGACCTACGGCGGCGCGAATAACGGAAGCGCGGGGAACGGGGGCGCTGGTGGTATCGGGGTCGGCCCTGGTGGCGGTCACGGACTTAAGGGCGGGGCAGGCGGCGGGCCGAGGGGGGGAGGAAACCAGGTACAGTATCGCGCGAGCGGTACGGCGGCGTGGGGCGCCGTTCCACCCCACGCGACGACACAGGCCTATCCGACTTACCCGAGATATCCGAACGCGGCGACCGCCGCCGCAGCCGCAGCCGCCCAAATGCCGGGCAACGCGCAGCAGCTACCTCCGACAGCGACACCCTACACAACCTACTCACCCCACGCGTCG tacGGAGGACAAAGAGTGCCGACTGCATCGTCGCCTGCTAACACGAACAGCAGCTCCAGCAGCGCCACGGGCAGCCAAAGCGGAACAATGAGTACCAGTCTTAGTAACAACGCTATGCAAGGACAGCAGACGGAGCAGCTCTCAAAAACGAACCTATATATCCGTGGCCTGAACCAAAATACCACAGACAAGGATCTTGTTAATATGTGTGCTCA GTATGGAACTATAACCTCTACTAAGGCGATTCTggataaaaatacaaataaatgtaAAG GTTATGGCTTTGTAGACTTTGAGTCACCGCTGGCGGCAGATAATGCTGTGAAAGCACTGATGGCCAAAGGCATCCAAGCGCAGATGGCGAAAGTGGGTATCTGGTTGCTCCGTAGACTGGCCAGTGTACGTTGGTTGTGCATGCAA CAACAGGAGCAGGATCCCACCAATTTGTACATAGCCAACCTGCCTCTCAACTTCAAGGAAAATGACGTCGAATCTTTACTTGCTCAGTACGGCCAGGTGATTTCTACCCGTATATTACGCGATCCAAACGGTCAGAGCAAAGGTGTTGGGTTTGCAAG aATGGAGTCAAAAGAAAAGTGCGAACAAATTATTCAGATATTTAACGGTAAAGCATTGCAAGGGGCAAAGGATCCGCTGTTAGTGAAATTTGCCGATGGTGGCAACAAAAAGAAATCCTTGTACAAGAGTCCGATATGGAGGGAATCTGGTGAC AGTATGACTTTGAATTACGATGCTAGCGGAGTTGGCCAGAATGGTGTGGCGACGGCTCACATGTTGCCTGCTGCAACATTGGCTCAGTACGGTCGCCACTACGGCCAAGTTCCTGGTTACAGTGTTCCTGGAGGGCCTTGGGTCACTCCGTACATTGTGCAAACAGCACCACCGCACATGCAACAGGTTGAC ATGATGCCATCAGCGGATCCAAGCAATGCGCAGTATAGCATAATGCCCCAGCTAACGACACAAATGTCCACTATGCATTTAGGAACAGCTTCC taCATAGCAGCGAGTCCTCACCCATACCCGTATACACCGTACCCTGCACCTAGCATTATCCACACTATGCCAATGGGCGATTCTGAGCAGACGAGCAACGCGGCATCCCCGGACGACTCCTATCAACAATACCAGACTCAGCAGCCCAA ATACGACTATACCGAGGGTTACATAAGTTAG
- the LOC124305787 gene encoding protein alan shepard isoform X3: MMAVRMENAAPRKLNYKMMGTNGPRPTYGGANNGSAGNGGAGGIGVGPGGGHGLKGGAGGGPRGGGNQVQYRASGTAAWGAVPPHATTQAYPTYPRYPNAATAAAAAAAQMPGNAQQLPPTATPYTTYSPHASYGGQRVPTASSPANTNSSSSSATGSQSGTMSTSLSNNAMQGQQTEQLSKTNLYIRGLNQNTTDKDLVNMCAQYGTITSTKAILDKNTNKCYGFVDFESPLAADNAVKALMAKGIQAQMAKVGIWLLRRLASVRWLCMQQQEQDPTNLYIANLPLNFKENDVESLLAQYGQVISTRILRDPNGQSKGVGFARMESKEKCEQIIQIFNGKALQGAKDPLLVKFADGGNKKKSLYKSPIWRESGDSMTLNYDASGVGQNGVATAHMLPAATLAQYGRHYGQVPGYSVPGGPWVTPYIVQTAPPHMQQVDMMPSADPSNAQYSIMPQLTTQMSTMHLGTASYIAASPHPYPYTPYPAPSIIHTMPMGDSEQTSNAASPDDSYQQYQTQQPKYDYTEGYIS; the protein is encoded by the exons GGTACGAATGGACCGAGGCCGACCTACGGCGGCGCGAATAACGGAAGCGCGGGGAACGGGGGCGCTGGTGGTATCGGGGTCGGCCCTGGTGGCGGTCACGGACTTAAGGGCGGGGCAGGCGGCGGGCCGAGGGGGGGAGGAAACCAGGTACAGTATCGCGCGAGCGGTACGGCGGCGTGGGGCGCCGTTCCACCCCACGCGACGACACAGGCCTATCCGACTTACCCGAGATATCCGAACGCGGCGACCGCCGCCGCAGCCGCAGCCGCCCAAATGCCGGGCAACGCGCAGCAGCTACCTCCGACAGCGACACCCTACACAACCTACTCACCCCACGCGTCG tacGGAGGACAAAGAGTGCCGACTGCATCGTCGCCTGCTAACACGAACAGCAGCTCCAGCAGCGCCACGGGCAGCCAAAGCGGAACAATGAGTACCAGTCTTAGTAACAACGCTATGCAAGGACAGCAGACGGAGCAGCTCTCAAAAACGAACCTATATATCCGTGGCCTGAACCAAAATACCACAGACAAGGATCTTGTTAATATGTGTGCTCA GTATGGAACTATAACCTCTACTAAGGCGATTCTggataaaaatacaaataaat GTTATGGCTTTGTAGACTTTGAGTCACCGCTGGCGGCAGATAATGCTGTGAAAGCACTGATGGCCAAAGGCATCCAAGCGCAGATGGCGAAAGTGGGTATCTGGTTGCTCCGTAGACTGGCCAGTGTACGTTGGTTGTGCATGCAA CAACAGGAGCAGGATCCCACCAATTTGTACATAGCCAACCTGCCTCTCAACTTCAAGGAAAATGACGTCGAATCTTTACTTGCTCAGTACGGCCAGGTGATTTCTACCCGTATATTACGCGATCCAAACGGTCAGAGCAAAGGTGTTGGGTTTGCAAG aATGGAGTCAAAAGAAAAGTGCGAACAAATTATTCAGATATTTAACGGTAAAGCATTGCAAGGGGCAAAGGATCCGCTGTTAGTGAAATTTGCCGATGGTGGCAACAAAAAGAAATCCTTGTACAAGAGTCCGATATGGAGGGAATCTGGTGAC AGTATGACTTTGAATTACGATGCTAGCGGAGTTGGCCAGAATGGTGTGGCGACGGCTCACATGTTGCCTGCTGCAACATTGGCTCAGTACGGTCGCCACTACGGCCAAGTTCCTGGTTACAGTGTTCCTGGAGGGCCTTGGGTCACTCCGTACATTGTGCAAACAGCACCACCGCACATGCAACAGGTTGAC ATGATGCCATCAGCGGATCCAAGCAATGCGCAGTATAGCATAATGCCCCAGCTAACGACACAAATGTCCACTATGCATTTAGGAACAGCTTCC taCATAGCAGCGAGTCCTCACCCATACCCGTATACACCGTACCCTGCACCTAGCATTATCCACACTATGCCAATGGGCGATTCTGAGCAGACGAGCAACGCGGCATCCCCGGACGACTCCTATCAACAATACCAGACTCAGCAGCCCAA ATACGACTATACCGAGGGTTACATAAGTTAG
- the LOC124305787 gene encoding protein alan shepard isoform X11 encodes MMAVRMENAAPRKLNYKMMGTNGPRPTYGGANNGSAGNGGAGGIGVGPGGGHGLKGGAGGGPRGGGNQVQYRASGTAAWGAVPPHATTQAYPTYPRYPNAATAAAAAAAQMPGNAQQLPPTATPYTTYSPHASYGGQRVPTASSPANTNSSSSSATGSQSGTMSTSLSNNAMQGQQTEQLSKTNLYIRGLNQNTTDKDLVNMCAQYGTITSTKAILDKNTNKCKGYGFVDFESPLAADNAVKALMAKGIQAQMAKQQEQDPTNLYIANLPLNFKENDVESLLAQYGQVISTRILRDPNGQSKGVGFARMESKEKCEQIIQIFNGKALQGAKDPLLVKFADGGNKKKSLYKSPIWRESGDSMTLNYDASGVGQNGVATAHMLPAATLAQYGRHYGQVPGYSVPGGPWVTPYIVQTAPPHMQQVDMMPSADPSNAQYSIMPQLTTQMSTMHLGTASYIAASPHPYPYTPYPAPSIIHTMPMGDSEQTSNAASPDDSYQQYQTQQPKYDYTEGYIS; translated from the exons GGTACGAATGGACCGAGGCCGACCTACGGCGGCGCGAATAACGGAAGCGCGGGGAACGGGGGCGCTGGTGGTATCGGGGTCGGCCCTGGTGGCGGTCACGGACTTAAGGGCGGGGCAGGCGGCGGGCCGAGGGGGGGAGGAAACCAGGTACAGTATCGCGCGAGCGGTACGGCGGCGTGGGGCGCCGTTCCACCCCACGCGACGACACAGGCCTATCCGACTTACCCGAGATATCCGAACGCGGCGACCGCCGCCGCAGCCGCAGCCGCCCAAATGCCGGGCAACGCGCAGCAGCTACCTCCGACAGCGACACCCTACACAACCTACTCACCCCACGCGTCG tacGGAGGACAAAGAGTGCCGACTGCATCGTCGCCTGCTAACACGAACAGCAGCTCCAGCAGCGCCACGGGCAGCCAAAGCGGAACAATGAGTACCAGTCTTAGTAACAACGCTATGCAAGGACAGCAGACGGAGCAGCTCTCAAAAACGAACCTATATATCCGTGGCCTGAACCAAAATACCACAGACAAGGATCTTGTTAATATGTGTGCTCA GTATGGAACTATAACCTCTACTAAGGCGATTCTggataaaaatacaaataaatgtaAAG GTTATGGCTTTGTAGACTTTGAGTCACCGCTGGCGGCAGATAATGCTGTGAAAGCACTGATGGCCAAAGGCATCCAAGCGCAGATGGCGAAA CAACAGGAGCAGGATCCCACCAATTTGTACATAGCCAACCTGCCTCTCAACTTCAAGGAAAATGACGTCGAATCTTTACTTGCTCAGTACGGCCAGGTGATTTCTACCCGTATATTACGCGATCCAAACGGTCAGAGCAAAGGTGTTGGGTTTGCAAG aATGGAGTCAAAAGAAAAGTGCGAACAAATTATTCAGATATTTAACGGTAAAGCATTGCAAGGGGCAAAGGATCCGCTGTTAGTGAAATTTGCCGATGGTGGCAACAAAAAGAAATCCTTGTACAAGAGTCCGATATGGAGGGAATCTGGTGAC AGTATGACTTTGAATTACGATGCTAGCGGAGTTGGCCAGAATGGTGTGGCGACGGCTCACATGTTGCCTGCTGCAACATTGGCTCAGTACGGTCGCCACTACGGCCAAGTTCCTGGTTACAGTGTTCCTGGAGGGCCTTGGGTCACTCCGTACATTGTGCAAACAGCACCACCGCACATGCAACAGGTTGAC ATGATGCCATCAGCGGATCCAAGCAATGCGCAGTATAGCATAATGCCCCAGCTAACGACACAAATGTCCACTATGCATTTAGGAACAGCTTCC taCATAGCAGCGAGTCCTCACCCATACCCGTATACACCGTACCCTGCACCTAGCATTATCCACACTATGCCAATGGGCGATTCTGAGCAGACGAGCAACGCGGCATCCCCGGACGACTCCTATCAACAATACCAGACTCAGCAGCCCAA ATACGACTATACCGAGGGTTACATAAGTTAG
- the LOC124305787 gene encoding protein alan shepard isoform X10, with product MGDQIQRTRAYFSSPPARKNLQGPIGANNFNDTIGPSGSPDNRIPTRLFSNSQMLQKKQAWSLGRGFSGGYPAMPLNNAPAPPQPGIRQPHYYKSNNNVSSLMGLMPKAILNNNPLYGGQRVPTASSPANTNSSSSSATGSQSGTMSTSLSNNAMQGQQTEQLSKTNLYIRGLNQNTTDKDLVNMCAQYGTITSTKAILDKNTNKCKGYGFVDFESPLAADNAVKALMAKGIQAQMAKVGIWLLRRLASVRWLCMQQQEQDPTNLYIANLPLNFKENDVESLLAQYGQVISTRILRDPNGQSKGVGFARMESKEKCEQIIQIFNGKALQGAKDPLLVKFADGGNKKKSLYKSPIWRESGDSMTLNYDASGVGQNGVATAHMLPAATLAQYGRHYGQVPGYSVPGGPWVTPYIVQTAPPHMQQVDMMPSADPSNAQYSIMPQLTTQMSTMHLGTASYIAASPHPYPYTPYPAPSIIHTMPMGDSEQTSNAASPDDSYQQYQTQQPKYDYTEGYIS from the exons ATGGGTGATCAGATACAACGTACCAGGGCGTACTTCTCATCGCCTCCTGCACGTAAAAATCTTCAAGGTCCCATCGGTGCTAACAATTTTAACGATACAATCGGTCCTTCGGGGTCGCCCGATAACCGTATACCGACTAGACTATTTTCAAATAGTCAAATGCTTCAGAAGAAACAAGCGTGGAGCCTTGGCAGAGGTTTCTCCGGTGGTTACCCTGCAATGCCTTTGAATAATGCACCTGCTCCGCCACAACCAGGCATTAGACAACCTCATTATTACAAATCGAATAACAATGTTAGCAGTCTGATGGGATTAATGCCTAAAGCAATATTAAACAATAATCCATTG tacGGAGGACAAAGAGTGCCGACTGCATCGTCGCCTGCTAACACGAACAGCAGCTCCAGCAGCGCCACGGGCAGCCAAAGCGGAACAATGAGTACCAGTCTTAGTAACAACGCTATGCAAGGACAGCAGACGGAGCAGCTCTCAAAAACGAACCTATATATCCGTGGCCTGAACCAAAATACCACAGACAAGGATCTTGTTAATATGTGTGCTCA GTATGGAACTATAACCTCTACTAAGGCGATTCTggataaaaatacaaataaatgtaAAG GTTATGGCTTTGTAGACTTTGAGTCACCGCTGGCGGCAGATAATGCTGTGAAAGCACTGATGGCCAAAGGCATCCAAGCGCAGATGGCGAAAGTGGGTATCTGGTTGCTCCGTAGACTGGCCAGTGTACGTTGGTTGTGCATGCAA CAACAGGAGCAGGATCCCACCAATTTGTACATAGCCAACCTGCCTCTCAACTTCAAGGAAAATGACGTCGAATCTTTACTTGCTCAGTACGGCCAGGTGATTTCTACCCGTATATTACGCGATCCAAACGGTCAGAGCAAAGGTGTTGGGTTTGCAAG aATGGAGTCAAAAGAAAAGTGCGAACAAATTATTCAGATATTTAACGGTAAAGCATTGCAAGGGGCAAAGGATCCGCTGTTAGTGAAATTTGCCGATGGTGGCAACAAAAAGAAATCCTTGTACAAGAGTCCGATATGGAGGGAATCTGGTGAC AGTATGACTTTGAATTACGATGCTAGCGGAGTTGGCCAGAATGGTGTGGCGACGGCTCACATGTTGCCTGCTGCAACATTGGCTCAGTACGGTCGCCACTACGGCCAAGTTCCTGGTTACAGTGTTCCTGGAGGGCCTTGGGTCACTCCGTACATTGTGCAAACAGCACCACCGCACATGCAACAGGTTGAC ATGATGCCATCAGCGGATCCAAGCAATGCGCAGTATAGCATAATGCCCCAGCTAACGACACAAATGTCCACTATGCATTTAGGAACAGCTTCC taCATAGCAGCGAGTCCTCACCCATACCCGTATACACCGTACCCTGCACCTAGCATTATCCACACTATGCCAATGGGCGATTCTGAGCAGACGAGCAACGCGGCATCCCCGGACGACTCCTATCAACAATACCAGACTCAGCAGCCCAA ATACGACTATACCGAGGGTTACATAAGTTAG
- the LOC124305787 gene encoding protein alan shepard isoform X4 — MMAVRMENAAPRKLNYKMMGTNGPRPTYGGANNGSAGNGGAGGIGVGPGGGHGLKGGAGGGPRGGGNQVQYRASGTAAWGAVPPHATTQAYPTYPRYPNAATAAAAAAAQMPGNAQQLPPTATPYTTYSPHASYGGQRVPTASSPANTNSSSSSATGSQSGTMSTSLSNNAMQGQQTEQLSKTNLYIRGLNQNTTDKDLVNMCAQYGTITSTKAILDKNTNKCKGYGFVDFESPLAADNAVKALMAKGIQAQMAKVGIWLLRRLASVRWLCMQQQEQDPTNLYIANLPLNFKENDVESLLAQYGQVISTRILRDPNGQSKGVGFARMESKEKCEQIIQIFNGKALQGAKDPLLVKFADGGNKKKSLYKSPIWRESGDSMTLNYDASGVGQNGVATAHMLPAATLAQYGRHYGQVPGYSVPGGPWVTPYIVQTAPPHMQQMMPSADPSNAQYSIMPQLTTQMSTMHLGTASYIAASPHPYPYTPYPAPSIIHTMPMGDSEQTSNAASPDDSYQQYQTQQPKYDYTEGYIS; from the exons GGTACGAATGGACCGAGGCCGACCTACGGCGGCGCGAATAACGGAAGCGCGGGGAACGGGGGCGCTGGTGGTATCGGGGTCGGCCCTGGTGGCGGTCACGGACTTAAGGGCGGGGCAGGCGGCGGGCCGAGGGGGGGAGGAAACCAGGTACAGTATCGCGCGAGCGGTACGGCGGCGTGGGGCGCCGTTCCACCCCACGCGACGACACAGGCCTATCCGACTTACCCGAGATATCCGAACGCGGCGACCGCCGCCGCAGCCGCAGCCGCCCAAATGCCGGGCAACGCGCAGCAGCTACCTCCGACAGCGACACCCTACACAACCTACTCACCCCACGCGTCG tacGGAGGACAAAGAGTGCCGACTGCATCGTCGCCTGCTAACACGAACAGCAGCTCCAGCAGCGCCACGGGCAGCCAAAGCGGAACAATGAGTACCAGTCTTAGTAACAACGCTATGCAAGGACAGCAGACGGAGCAGCTCTCAAAAACGAACCTATATATCCGTGGCCTGAACCAAAATACCACAGACAAGGATCTTGTTAATATGTGTGCTCA GTATGGAACTATAACCTCTACTAAGGCGATTCTggataaaaatacaaataaatgtaAAG GTTATGGCTTTGTAGACTTTGAGTCACCGCTGGCGGCAGATAATGCTGTGAAAGCACTGATGGCCAAAGGCATCCAAGCGCAGATGGCGAAAGTGGGTATCTGGTTGCTCCGTAGACTGGCCAGTGTACGTTGGTTGTGCATGCAA CAACAGGAGCAGGATCCCACCAATTTGTACATAGCCAACCTGCCTCTCAACTTCAAGGAAAATGACGTCGAATCTTTACTTGCTCAGTACGGCCAGGTGATTTCTACCCGTATATTACGCGATCCAAACGGTCAGAGCAAAGGTGTTGGGTTTGCAAG aATGGAGTCAAAAGAAAAGTGCGAACAAATTATTCAGATATTTAACGGTAAAGCATTGCAAGGGGCAAAGGATCCGCTGTTAGTGAAATTTGCCGATGGTGGCAACAAAAAGAAATCCTTGTACAAGAGTCCGATATGGAGGGAATCTGGTGAC AGTATGACTTTGAATTACGATGCTAGCGGAGTTGGCCAGAATGGTGTGGCGACGGCTCACATGTTGCCTGCTGCAACATTGGCTCAGTACGGTCGCCACTACGGCCAAGTTCCTGGTTACAGTGTTCCTGGAGGGCCTTGGGTCACTCCGTACATTGTGCAAACAGCACCACCGCACATGCAACAG ATGATGCCATCAGCGGATCCAAGCAATGCGCAGTATAGCATAATGCCCCAGCTAACGACACAAATGTCCACTATGCATTTAGGAACAGCTTCC taCATAGCAGCGAGTCCTCACCCATACCCGTATACACCGTACCCTGCACCTAGCATTATCCACACTATGCCAATGGGCGATTCTGAGCAGACGAGCAACGCGGCATCCCCGGACGACTCCTATCAACAATACCAGACTCAGCAGCCCAA ATACGACTATACCGAGGGTTACATAAGTTAG
- the LOC124305787 gene encoding protein alan shepard isoform X1 produces MMAVRMENAAPRKLNYKMMGTNGPRPTYGGANNGSAGNGGAGGIGVGPGGGHGLKGGAGGGPRGGGNQVQYRASGTAAWGAVPPHATTQAYPTYPRYPNAATAAAAAAAQMPGNAQQLPPTATPYTTYSPHASYGGQRVPTASSPANTNSSSSSATGSQSGTMSTSLSNNAMQGQQTEQLSKTNLYIRGLNQNTTDKDLVNMCAQYGTITSTKAILDKNTNKCKGYGFVDFESPLAADNAVKALMAKGIQAQMAKVGIWLLRRLASVRWLCMQQQEQDPTNLYIANLPLNFKENDVESLLAQYGQVISTRILRDPNGQSKGVGFARMESKEKCEQIIQIFNGKALQGAKDPLLVKFADGGNKKKSLYKSPIWRESGDSMTLNYDASGVGQNGVATAHMLPAATLAQYGRHYGQVPGYSVPGGPWVTPYIVQTAPPHMQQVDMMPSADPSNAQYSIMPQLTTQMSTMHLGTASYIAASPHPYPYTPYPAPSIIHTMPMGDSEQTSNAASPDDSYQQYQTQQPKYDYTEGYIS; encoded by the exons GGTACGAATGGACCGAGGCCGACCTACGGCGGCGCGAATAACGGAAGCGCGGGGAACGGGGGCGCTGGTGGTATCGGGGTCGGCCCTGGTGGCGGTCACGGACTTAAGGGCGGGGCAGGCGGCGGGCCGAGGGGGGGAGGAAACCAGGTACAGTATCGCGCGAGCGGTACGGCGGCGTGGGGCGCCGTTCCACCCCACGCGACGACACAGGCCTATCCGACTTACCCGAGATATCCGAACGCGGCGACCGCCGCCGCAGCCGCAGCCGCCCAAATGCCGGGCAACGCGCAGCAGCTACCTCCGACAGCGACACCCTACACAACCTACTCACCCCACGCGTCG tacGGAGGACAAAGAGTGCCGACTGCATCGTCGCCTGCTAACACGAACAGCAGCTCCAGCAGCGCCACGGGCAGCCAAAGCGGAACAATGAGTACCAGTCTTAGTAACAACGCTATGCAAGGACAGCAGACGGAGCAGCTCTCAAAAACGAACCTATATATCCGTGGCCTGAACCAAAATACCACAGACAAGGATCTTGTTAATATGTGTGCTCA GTATGGAACTATAACCTCTACTAAGGCGATTCTggataaaaatacaaataaatgtaAAG GTTATGGCTTTGTAGACTTTGAGTCACCGCTGGCGGCAGATAATGCTGTGAAAGCACTGATGGCCAAAGGCATCCAAGCGCAGATGGCGAAAGTGGGTATCTGGTTGCTCCGTAGACTGGCCAGTGTACGTTGGTTGTGCATGCAA CAACAGGAGCAGGATCCCACCAATTTGTACATAGCCAACCTGCCTCTCAACTTCAAGGAAAATGACGTCGAATCTTTACTTGCTCAGTACGGCCAGGTGATTTCTACCCGTATATTACGCGATCCAAACGGTCAGAGCAAAGGTGTTGGGTTTGCAAG aATGGAGTCAAAAGAAAAGTGCGAACAAATTATTCAGATATTTAACGGTAAAGCATTGCAAGGGGCAAAGGATCCGCTGTTAGTGAAATTTGCCGATGGTGGCAACAAAAAGAAATCCTTGTACAAGAGTCCGATATGGAGGGAATCTGGTGAC AGTATGACTTTGAATTACGATGCTAGCGGAGTTGGCCAGAATGGTGTGGCGACGGCTCACATGTTGCCTGCTGCAACATTGGCTCAGTACGGTCGCCACTACGGCCAAGTTCCTGGTTACAGTGTTCCTGGAGGGCCTTGGGTCACTCCGTACATTGTGCAAACAGCACCACCGCACATGCAACAGGTTGAC ATGATGCCATCAGCGGATCCAAGCAATGCGCAGTATAGCATAATGCCCCAGCTAACGACACAAATGTCCACTATGCATTTAGGAACAGCTTCC taCATAGCAGCGAGTCCTCACCCATACCCGTATACACCGTACCCTGCACCTAGCATTATCCACACTATGCCAATGGGCGATTCTGAGCAGACGAGCAACGCGGCATCCCCGGACGACTCCTATCAACAATACCAGACTCAGCAGCCCAA ATACGACTATACCGAGGGTTACATAAGTTAG
- the LOC124305787 gene encoding protein alan shepard isoform X5 — MMAVRMENAAPRKLNYKMMGTNGPRPTYGGANNGSAGNGGAGGIGVGPGGGHGLKGGAGGGPRGGGNQVQYRASGTAAWGAVPPHATTQAYPTYPRYPNAATAAAAAAAQMPGNAQQLPPTATPYTTYSPHASYGGQRVPTASSPANTNSSSSSATGSQSGTMSTSLSNNAMQGQQTEQLSKTNLYIRGLNQNTTDKDLVNMCAQYGTITSTKAILDKNTNKCKGYGFVDFESPLAADNAVKALMAKGIQAQMAKVGIWLLRRLASQQEQDPTNLYIANLPLNFKENDVESLLAQYGQVISTRILRDPNGQSKGVGFARMESKEKCEQIIQIFNGKALQGAKDPLLVKFADGGNKKKSLYKSPIWRESGDSMTLNYDASGVGQNGVATAHMLPAATLAQYGRHYGQVPGYSVPGGPWVTPYIVQTAPPHMQQVDMMPSADPSNAQYSIMPQLTTQMSTMHLGTASYIAASPHPYPYTPYPAPSIIHTMPMGDSEQTSNAASPDDSYQQYQTQQPKYDYTEGYIS, encoded by the exons GGTACGAATGGACCGAGGCCGACCTACGGCGGCGCGAATAACGGAAGCGCGGGGAACGGGGGCGCTGGTGGTATCGGGGTCGGCCCTGGTGGCGGTCACGGACTTAAGGGCGGGGCAGGCGGCGGGCCGAGGGGGGGAGGAAACCAGGTACAGTATCGCGCGAGCGGTACGGCGGCGTGGGGCGCCGTTCCACCCCACGCGACGACACAGGCCTATCCGACTTACCCGAGATATCCGAACGCGGCGACCGCCGCCGCAGCCGCAGCCGCCCAAATGCCGGGCAACGCGCAGCAGCTACCTCCGACAGCGACACCCTACACAACCTACTCACCCCACGCGTCG tacGGAGGACAAAGAGTGCCGACTGCATCGTCGCCTGCTAACACGAACAGCAGCTCCAGCAGCGCCACGGGCAGCCAAAGCGGAACAATGAGTACCAGTCTTAGTAACAACGCTATGCAAGGACAGCAGACGGAGCAGCTCTCAAAAACGAACCTATATATCCGTGGCCTGAACCAAAATACCACAGACAAGGATCTTGTTAATATGTGTGCTCA GTATGGAACTATAACCTCTACTAAGGCGATTCTggataaaaatacaaataaatgtaAAG GTTATGGCTTTGTAGACTTTGAGTCACCGCTGGCGGCAGATAATGCTGTGAAAGCACTGATGGCCAAAGGCATCCAAGCGCAGATGGCGAAAGTGGGTATCTGGTTGCTCCGTAGACTGGCCAGT CAACAGGAGCAGGATCCCACCAATTTGTACATAGCCAACCTGCCTCTCAACTTCAAGGAAAATGACGTCGAATCTTTACTTGCTCAGTACGGCCAGGTGATTTCTACCCGTATATTACGCGATCCAAACGGTCAGAGCAAAGGTGTTGGGTTTGCAAG aATGGAGTCAAAAGAAAAGTGCGAACAAATTATTCAGATATTTAACGGTAAAGCATTGCAAGGGGCAAAGGATCCGCTGTTAGTGAAATTTGCCGATGGTGGCAACAAAAAGAAATCCTTGTACAAGAGTCCGATATGGAGGGAATCTGGTGAC AGTATGACTTTGAATTACGATGCTAGCGGAGTTGGCCAGAATGGTGTGGCGACGGCTCACATGTTGCCTGCTGCAACATTGGCTCAGTACGGTCGCCACTACGGCCAAGTTCCTGGTTACAGTGTTCCTGGAGGGCCTTGGGTCACTCCGTACATTGTGCAAACAGCACCACCGCACATGCAACAGGTTGAC ATGATGCCATCAGCGGATCCAAGCAATGCGCAGTATAGCATAATGCCCCAGCTAACGACACAAATGTCCACTATGCATTTAGGAACAGCTTCC taCATAGCAGCGAGTCCTCACCCATACCCGTATACACCGTACCCTGCACCTAGCATTATCCACACTATGCCAATGGGCGATTCTGAGCAGACGAGCAACGCGGCATCCCCGGACGACTCCTATCAACAATACCAGACTCAGCAGCCCAA ATACGACTATACCGAGGGTTACATAAGTTAG